The genomic segment AGATTGCCAGACTATTTACACAGAAACTCTACACACCAACAGGCTTCCAGACAGATGAGAATGGTTTCATTCGTATGGATGATTACGAACTGGCGCCGGAGATTCAGGAAGAAGTAAAAAAATGCTGGAAAGCTGTTACTACAGATACTGTAAAGGAATATTGCGATATTGATGGTTACTGGGAAGATTTCTATCATATGTTTGGATTCCGATATGAAGATATCGACTATACTCAGGATGTGGATGCTGATATAGAAATTGATGGAGTTGTAATGTAATAAAAAATTCTCTCTTAACAAATGATCATGAAGTATATTGGTTCATAAATGTTAAGAGAGAATTTTTTATTTTGCCTTATGCACCGGATCTGCCGGGTATCCGCTACGAAGTTTCTGCATTCCACGCTGGAGCGCATCTTTGGAGTTTTTCCAGTCAGCATCCTTATTTCTGTAATCAAACTTATCTGACAGCCATACCAGATCTTCTTCCATACGCTGGAAGTTTTCATCCATCAGCCTGAACATGGCAGGATAAAACTCAGCCTTTTCTTTATCATTCAGATATTTATCTGCACCGTTGCACAGAATCCCGAAGTGATGCAGACAGAAGCCTTTACTGCGCAGAATTTTATTTTTAAATTCATTATCCTGCCGATACAGCCAGAAAAAAGTTTCCACATACCGTTTAAATGTATCCTCAATATTCTGACAGATAAAACAGCTGCAATCCTTAAAAGCAGTCCATGCAGCAATCGGATTCTTATCTGCGCTGGAATCTGAACGGCGGAAACGCGCGAGGACCGAGGATTTTCCGGGTGAAAAAGAATCAAACTGCTTTCTCATCTCTTCCCGAAGTTTATGATAATGAGTCTGAAGAATCAATGCATTCCCAAGAGTATTCCCATAATCAAACATTTTCTTCATATGTACCCTGCAAAATCCCGCCTTATCCGTCTGATCCCGGATGTCACTTTCCATATAAGAAGAACTGTTACCCAGTACAAAATCCAGCGAGTTCTGCTCCAGTTCCCGCTCAATAAAACAGAAAGGACACTCGTCACTGGCATTTACCGCATCATTAAGTGGAATGGTATATAACTTTTCTTTCATTTCTATATACTCCATACATCATAGTTTCTGTTCCCTTTATTGTGCATAGAATTTCCGGGAATGTCAAGCAAAAGATTTCCTGTTACTGTAAACGGGTTACTGTGAACGGAGTGAACAGTAATGATTTCTTTTGCAGAGTTGATTTAGAAAAGGGCAGTATGATATTATATATATAGTTGAATGCAAACATATGTAAAAAATAATCAAAGAGGGATAAGACAAATGATAAAATTACAGCTTCATGAAAACTGGCAGTTGTGCAATATCAGACAACTGGACTGGATTCCGGCACAGATTCCGGGGGATATTTATGCGGCACTTCTTAAGACCGGAAAGATGCCGGATCCGTTCTTTGGGGATAATGAATATCAGGCGAAAGCACTGATGGAGGAGGATTATGAATACAGAACGGTATTTAATTATGAAGAAGCGCAGTTTAAAGATTGTCAGGAAGTGATCCTGAGATTTGACGGGATTGATACGATTGCGGACATCTATCTGAATGGATGTTGTCTTGGAAAAGTTGATAACATGCACAGAATCTGGGAATTCCCGGTAGGAGAGCTGCTTGAAAACGGCAAAAATACCTTACGCGTTATCATTCGCTCTCCGTTGAAGTTCATGGCAGAGGCATTTAAGAAATATAAAAACAGGGGAAATGAAGACACAATTGAGGGATTTATGCATCTGCGCAAAGCTCACTATATGTGCGGCTGGGACTGGGGTGCATGTCTGCCGGATGGAGGTATCTTCCGTCCTGTAACACTTCTGGGAATTGAAACTGCCAGACTGGACAGCGTGTATATCCGTCAGGTACATAAGGATGGCAAAGTCCTGCTGGTTCCGGAAGTAGATGTGGAGACTGTTGATGAGGAAGAGAGCGAAGCAGATGGGTATGAAGGTGCACAGGCACTGGAATATCAGGTGACTGTAACTGCACCGAATGGAACAAAAACCATATGGGATGACTGTCCGGATGAAATGGAGATTGAAAATCCGCAGCTCTGGTGGCCAAATGGACTGGGAGAACAGCCGTTATATCAGGTGCAGGTAGACCTGAAAGCCGGAGATAAGATTGTAGACACCTGGTGCAGAAAAATCGGTCTCCGTGCGCTGACCATGCATAGAGAGAAAGACCAGTGGGGCGAGAGCTTTGCTCATGAAGTAAACGGTTATCAGGTCTTTGCCATGGGTGCTGACTATATCCCTGAGGACAATCTTCTGCAGAGAACATCCAGAGAACGTACCAGAGAATTACTTCTTCAGTGCAAGAGAGCGAACTTTAATACAGTACGTGTCTGGGGCGGCGGCTATTATCCTGAGGACTGGTTCTTTGATCTCTGTGATGAACTGGGGCTGATGGTATGGCAGGACTTTATGTTTGCATGCTCTGTCTATGAATTGACACCGGAGTTTGAGGCAAATATCCGTCAGGAATTTATTGATAATATCAAACGCCTCCGTCATCATGCATCCCTTGCCCTGTGGTGCGGAAACAATGAGATGGAAATGTTTGTAAAGCAGGGCACCTGGGTGACAAAGCCGACAGAAATGAGAGATTATCTGTTTATGTATGAGCGCATTATTCCGGAAGTTCTCAGCGAATACGACCCGGATACCTTCTACTGGCCTGCAAGCCCGTCATCAGGCGGTTCCTTTGATGAACCCAATGATCCGAACCGTGGAGATGTGCATTATTGGGAAGTATGGCATGGCAATAAGCCATTTTCAGAATATCGTAAATATTTCTTCAGATATGCATCTGAGTTTGGTTTTCAGTCATTCCCGTCTGTAAAAACGCTTGAAACAGTAACAGATGATCCGAAAGAATTGAATCCATTTTCTTATGTGATGGAGAAACATCAGAGAAATTACGGAGGAAATGGAAAAATTGCCAAATACATGCAGGCAGCATACCGTTATCCTGAGAACTTCAGCGATTTTGTTTATGCATCTCAGCTTCTCCAGGCAGATGGAATCCGATATGGAGTCGAGCATTACCGCAGAAACCGGGGACGTTGTATGGGTGCAATCTACTGGCAGTTAAATGACTGTTGGCCGGTTATTTCCTGGTCATCCATTGATTATTACGGACGCTGGAAAGCGCTTCATTATTATGCGAAGAGATTCTTTGCGCCTGTAATGCTTTCCTGTGAAGAACAGAGCTGGATGACAGTGGAAGCGGATATGAACCGTCAGCATTTTGAATTTGAAAAATCCATCCGTCTGAATGTGACCAATGAAACGCTGAATGCTCACAGGGTTCTGGTGAAATGGGCAGTGCGAAAGACAGATGCCACAATTCTGAGGGAGGAAGAACAGTGGCTGGAAGTACCGGCATTGTCTGCTGTATGGATGGATAAGGTCGAACTTCCCCAGATTGACTGTTTTAATGAATATGTAAGTTATGAGGCATGGGAAAATGATCAGATTATTTCTCAGGGAACTGTGATTTTTTCCTATCCGAAATACTTCCACTATCTGAATCCCGGACTGGCTGTGCGCGTAGACGGAGATGAGATAGTTGTTAAGGCAGAAGCATATGCAAAGAGTGTGGAAATCCGGAATGAGAATGATGACCTGATTCTTGAAGATAATTATTTTGACATGAATGCAGGAGAATACAGAGTGAAGATACTCGATGGAAAGCCGGATGGACTGAAAGTGCGCAGTGTTTATGATATATAACCTTTATTCATAGTAGTATTTATGGCAGTTTGCGACGAAATTCTGTATAGTAATCCTCTTATATACATAATTTACGAGGAGGGCTATAGAAGGAAACTCGCACTCTGCTGAACTGTCTTGATTGCATTATTTTATGGAATCGCTATAAGATAAAAAATAAGAACCATCACACATTTTATGAAATGATGATGGTTCTTATTTTAGTCTTACATATGAAATTCTTTAACAGATCAGTCAATCTTATCCATAGAATCTTTTGCATTCTGGAGAACTGTGTCAAAAGCAACTGCGGCTTTTGCATATTCTTCATCGCTTTCGATGTTGGAAAGCATCGGATCACCGCTCTCAGTACGGGCAAATGTGTAGAGGTAAACCTCGCCGCTTTCATTCTGACCGTTCTCATCAAGTGGGAGAAGTGCGATATATTCCTTCGCATCTACCGGGAAAACGGTGAGGATCGCACATTCTACCTCTGTATCGTCTTCCATGGTAAGGGTGATTGTCTTGTGGTTTTCAACAGGATCGCATCCGCCGGCTGAACTGCATCCACCACCGCAGGAAGCGCAGTCACTCGGGTTACATCCGCCAGCTGTAAATTCGTCACTCATTTTATATTCCTCATTCTTTCTTATTTATCAGGGACTATGTTTATCTGATGTCAGTTCATTGTAGCAGAAACCGGAAAAAAATGCAATGAGCAGAAACCGGAGAAAAAGAGGTTTTTTACAGTCATGAAACGTGCTATAATAGACCAGAAGCGTTCAGGGGAGAATCGTTAGCAAATGCTGAACAGGGCTAATAAGAAAACAAAGGGGATCAGTTGATTATGAAATTAATCTCATGGAATGTAAATGGTATACGTGCATGCATTGGCAAAGGGTTTGAAGAGAGTTTTGCAGCACTTGATGCGGATATTTTCTGCCTGCAGGAAACGAAATGCCAGCAGGGGCAGGTGAAGCTGGAACTTCCGGGATATTATCAGTACTGGAATTATGCCAACAGACGGGGATATTCCGGAACTGCTGTTTTTACAAAGAAAGAGCCACTGTCTGTGGCGTATGGAATTGGAATTGAGGAACATGACAAAGAAGGACGTGTGATCACCCTGGAATATGAAAAATTTTATCTGGTGACTGTATATACACCAAATTCCCAGAGTGAACTGCGCAGACTGGAATACCGTATGCACTGGGAAGAGGATTTTCTGGCATACTTGTTGAAATTGCAGGAAAGTAAGCCTGTGATCTGCTGCGGGGATTTCAATGTGGCACATCAGGAGATCGACCTGAAGAATCCTAAGACCAACCGGAGAAATGCCGGATTTACAGATGAAGAGAGAGCATGCTTTGGTAAGGTGCTGGAGAGTGGATTTATCGATACATTCCGTTATTTTTATCCGGATGTAGAGGGCAGATATTCATGGTGGTCGTACAGATTCAAGGCAAGAGAGAAGAATGCAGGGTGGAGAATTGACTATTTTATCACGTCTCCACAGTTGAAGGATAAGCTTGAAGGCGCAGAAATCCATTCTGAAATTATGGGTTCCGATCATTGTCCGGTAGAACTTCAGATTACATTATAGCGTTGTATAGTGTTTCTGAAAAGTGTAATGAGCAACAAGAAAAAATATGAAGGAGAGAAAGAGATGGCTGAGAGCAGAAAGATGAAAACAGAAAAGGGGCTGGCTCTTGTGCCTGGTGCAAATCCGTTGGCAGATGGCTGTAATTTTGCAGTTGAGGTACCGGAAGACAGCAGAGCATCTCTGATTCTCTACAAAAAGAGATCAGCAAAACCTTATGTGGAGATTCCTTTTACAGAAGAAAACAGAACCGGAAATGTATATGCAATGTATATTCCGGATTTTAATCTGAAAGAGTACGAGTACAATTTTCTGATAAATGGAAAGGTGTATACTGATCCCTGTGCGTACAGGATTTTGGGACGGGAACGCTTTGGTGCAGAGGTGGGTACGAATCCGCACAAAGTCAGGGGAGGATTTCTTAAAAAAGAAGTTTTTGACTGGGAGAACGACAAAAATCCGGCTATTCCATATCACGAAATGATTCTTTATAAACTGCATGTGCGCGGATATACAAAAGCGAATCGGACGATAACCGGTACAAAGGGAACTTTTCAGGCACTGGAGGAAATGATCCCGTACTGGAAAGAGCTTGATATCAATACAATTGAACTGATGCCTGCATATGAATTTATGGAAAGCGGTACCTGTAAGAATTCTGAATCTGAGAAAATGGTATCTGAGAAGCATACACAGGGACGTGTTAATTTCTGGGGATATATGTATGGCTATTATTTTGCACCCAAGAGATCTTACTGTGCAACAGATGATCCGGAGAAAGAGTTTAAAACATTCATTAAAAAACTGCATCAGGCCGGAATTGCCTGTATCATGGAAATGTATTTTCCACGAGAATGTAATCCTGTGACAGCACTCAGGGCATTGCAGTTCTGGAAGCTTTACTATCATGTAGACGGATTTCATGTATTGGGTGAGGGAGTTTCTGCCAAATTGCTGATGCATGACGGGGTTTTAAGTGATACCCGGCTGATGTTTCACGATTTTGATGAGAGCCAGATCCGGAAAAAAAAGAAACCGGAAGACAAATGTATTGCACAGTATAATCCGGGATTTTTGCAGGATATGCGCCGTTTTCTGAAAAGTGACGAGGATATGGTCTCAGCGGCTGCTTACCATATCAGAAGGAATCCAAATACCTATGCAGTCATTAATTATATGGCCTGTCAGGATGGCTTTACCATGAATGATATGGTGACCTATAATTACAGACATAATGAAGCAAATCAGGAGAATAATCACGATGGCAGTAGTTATAATTATTCCTGGAACTGTGGCGTGGAAGGGCCAAGCAGAAGGCTGCAGATCAGACAGATGAGAGAACGTCAGATCAGAAATGCTTTTCTTATGGTGCTGCTCAGTCAGGGTGTTCCTATGATCTATGGCGGGGATGAGTTTGGAAATTCACAGAACGGAAATAATAATGCCTATTGTCAGGATAATCAGGTTGGATGGATTGACTGGAAAGCACTGAAGAAAAATGAATCCCTGTTTCAGTTTGTAAAGAATGCCATTGCTTTCCGGAAAGAACATCCGATTCTTCATGTTCCAGGAGAAATGTACGGAGTGGATTATCAGACTAGGGGACTGCCGGATGTTTCCCTTCATGGAGAACGCGCATGGTATATGAATTCTGAGAACACATCCAGACTGCTTGGAATTATGTATTGTGGCGCCTATGCGCACCGGGCAGACGGCAGCGAGGATGCTTCCATATACGTTGCATATAACTTTCACTGGGAAGATCGTATTTTTGCGCTTCCTAATCTGGCAGGATACAGAAAATGGAAGAAAGTGATTGATACCAGTGCTGTGAAAGAGAATGGTTTCCTGGAGCAGGAACAGGAAACTTATAGTAAAAAGCTGAAGGTCACACCGCGTACGATCGTGGTGCTGATGGCTGTAGAGGAGGAGAAGAAAGATGCATCCGTGGCTGCACTTTAAAACAATAACCAGACATAAGCTGTTGGTTATGCATTACTGTTTCCGGGCTGGTATGTATAAACAGGGACTGCTTCATGACCTGTCCAAATATGCACCTGTGGAATTTCTGGTTGGATGTAAATACTATCAGGGAGACAGAAGTCCCAACAATGCAGAAAGAGAAGATACAGGAATATCAAAATCCTGGCTTCATCATAAAGGGCGCAACAAACATCATTTTGAGTACTGGGTAGATTATGCACCGGGAGATGAGCATATCATCAATGGTGTGCCCATGCCCCGTAAATATATTGCGGAAATGGTGATGGACAGGATCAGTGCTTCCAGAAATTATCTGGGGGATAAGTATGATCAGCATCAGCCTCTGGACTATTATCTGAAAGGTAAGGAAAAACTGTGGTTTATCCATCCGAAGACAAAGAGAGATCTGGAGGGACTGCTGCGGATACTTAATGATCATGGGGAAGAGGTACTGATTTCCTATATTAAGAATGTTTATCTGAAAAAAGATAAAGCCCTGGAGCGTGTCTGAAAAATCATTCCCGCAATCTGCACGCCCCACTTTGCGGTATATTTTGTCCGAATTCGGTTGTCGTAGCCCACTACGACGCCCTCATCCGAACAAAATCTCCCACAAATTGTGACGCACATCTTGCGTAAAGCATTTTTCAGACACGCTCTGGCAGGCAGAAAACATACAGCAAAAAGAGAATGTAAACAGGCCGGCAGACAGGAACAGATAAATTTCTGATTGACAGAGTACCTGTTTGGGTGTAAAAATATAAAACAGTTACTGTGAAGGTCTTTGCCGGACGGTAACAGTAATAATTCCATAAAATGGCGGAAAAATGTCGAAAAACAAGAAATACACTTGCGTGATGCCAAGGTAATGTGGTAAAGTAACTGGGTACAGAAGTGGTACCCGGTTACTTTTTTGCAGTATATAAAATGACTGTATTCTGTTTTGGGATAAATATGTGAAGGAAACAGAACATATTTTGGCAAATCCGGAGTGTATGAAAAAAGAAGAAAAAAGGAGGAGTAAATTTGAGTGGTACAACAATGGTCATATTGTCCGCATTTGTTGCCTATCTGTTACTTATGATAGTCATTGGTGTGGTTTATATGAAAAAAACAAGCAGCTCGGAAGATTATTTTCTGGGCGGACGTGGACTGAATGCATGGGTAGCTGCTCTTTCAGCACAGGCATCAGATATGAGCGGATGGCTCTTAATGGGACTTCCGGGAGCAATTTATTCACTGGGAACAGGACAGATCTGGATTGCTGTAGGTCTGTTCATCGGAACTGTATTAAACTGGGTGTGTATTTCACACAGACTTCGTAAATATACGATCGCAGCAAACAATTCCCTTACAATCCCGGCATTTTTTGAGAACAGATTTCAGGATAAGAAGAGAATCCTGTTATTGCTTTCATCCATCGTGATTGTAATCTTTTTCCTGGTTTATACAGCTTCTGCACTGGCAGCAGGTGGTAAACTTTTTAACACAGTATTTGGAATTGATTATCATATAGCTCTGGCAATTGGTGCAGCAGTTATCCTCTGTTATACATTTATGGGGGGATTTATGGCTGTATGCGTAACTGACTTTGTACAGGGAACACTGATGCTGATCGGTCTTCTGGTCGTTCCGCTGGTTGCATATCTGACACTGAGCGGAAGTCTGAGTGATCTTCTGACACAGAGCGGAGCGCCGGGTGGAGCAGCAGCTTTCCTGAATCCTTTTGAGAACGGAGAGCGCCCATATACATTTATTGAAATCTTTTCCCAGCTTGCATGGGGACTTGGATACTGCGGCATGCCTCATATCCTTACCCGCTTCATGGCTGTAAAGAGTGAGAAAGAATTAAAAAAATCCAGTGCGATCGCAATCGTGTGGGATATCCTTTCTCTGACAGCAGCGTGCTTTATCGGTATTATAGGTCGTGCATATCTGCTTCCGACTGTACTTGGTGAAAATGGTGCATCTTCCTCAGAGAGTGTATTTATCGAGATGATCAATAAACTGTTTTCCAGTCATCTGGGACTTCCGTTTATCGGAGGAATCTTCCTCTGCGGTATTCTTGCGGCAATTATGTCCACAGCGGATTCACAGCTTCTGGTAACAGCGTCCGCAGCATCTGAGGATTTATATCATCAGTTCATTAAGAAGGATGCAGACTCAAAGGAAATTCTTGCAGTTGCAAGACTTACGGTTATCGTGGTATCTGTTCTCGCATTTGTGATCGCGTGGAATCCGAACAGCAGTATCATGGGACTGGTATCCAATGCATGGGCCGGTCTTGGTGCAGCGTTTGGTCCGACTGTGGTAATGTCACTGTTCTGGAGAAGAACAAACCTTACAGGTGCAGTTGCAGGTATTGTTTCCGGTGGTCTGACAGTTATCGTCTGGGACTATATACCGCTTGCGGCAGGACAGACTCTTGGTTCTTATACAGGACTTTATTCTCTGGCTGTAGGTTTTGCTGTCAGCCTTGTGATGATCATTATCTTCAGTCTGGCTACGAAAGCACCATCCAAAGAAATCACAGATGTGTTTGATAAAGTGGCAGGAAAATAATAGAATAGAAAGACTATCCATTTTCGGATGAATTTGTTATAATGGCAGTAGCGCAAAAAAAGCGTTACTGCTTTTTTAATCTGATAAACTGCGGAGCAGTTATTCGGTGTAGAGCTGCGTAGCGAAGCGGACGATTTTATCCGCTTGATTATTACAAGAAGAAGGTGTCGCACATGAAGAAATATGATTATCTGATAGTAGGAGCCGGCCTTTTTGGTGCAGTATTTGCACATGAGGCCACAAGACGGGGGAAAACATGCCTTGTGATCGATAAGAGAGGTCATATCGGCGGTAATATTTACACAGAAGAAGTAGAGGGGATCCAGGTACACAGATACGGTGCACATATCTTCCATACTTCCAGAAAACAGGTGTGGGATTATATCAATCAGTTTGCAGAATTTAATCATTTTGTGAATTCACCGATTGCAGTCTATAAGGATGAATTATATAATCTGCCGTTTAATATGAATACCTTTCATCAGCTCTGGGGAGTACGTACTCCTGCAGAAGCAAAGGCGAAGATACAGGAACAGATCGCAAGAATGCACATTACTCATCCGAAGAACCTGGAGGAACAGGCGCTTGCACTGGTTGGACAGGACGTATATGAGAAACTGGTAGAGGGATATACAAGGAAGCAGTGGGGCAGGGAGTGTAAAGATCTGCCGGCATTTATCATAAAAAGACTGCCTTTGCGTTATACTTATGATAATAACTATTTCAAAGATCCTTATCAGGGAATCCCCAAAGGTGGATATACACGTATTGTGAAGAAACTTCTGGAGGGTGTACAGGTATGTCTGAATACAGATTTCTTTGCAAACAGAGAAGAACTGACTGCACAGGCAGACAAAGTACTCTTTACAGGTATGATCGATGAATTTTATGACTATTGTTACGGAGAACTGGAATACAGATCACTGAGATTTGAGACAGAAGTGCTGGATATGGGAAATTATCAGGGCAATGCGGTTGTCAATTATACAGATTATGAAGTTCCGTATACAAGGATCATCGAGCATAAACATTTTGAATTTGGTACACAGCCAAAGACTGTGATCACCAGAGAATATCCGGCAGCATGGGAGAAAGGCAAAGAGCCGTACTATCCGGTCAATGACCCGAAGAACAGTGAACTGTTTGACAAATATGAACGTCGCGCACTGGAAGAGAAGAATGTGATCTTTGGCGGAAGACTCGGCATGTATCGCTACATGGATATGGATCAGGTTATTGAAGAGGCGCTGTCTCTGGCAGAAACAGAGCTTACCTATGAAGAGCCATGAAAGTAAATTTTGGGATTGTAAGATAAAGGTAGCAAACAGTTACAGATAAAGTAACCGGAAAGGATAAATATATGACAGACACACCAATAATTGCTCTTTATTACAGAGAGTATGATCCGATGAAAAGAAAGATGTTTCTTGACCAGTCTATTGCTGCAGGCGAAGATGAGGAGGCAAATGCTGTCCGTAAGGAACTGTGGGAACTGCGTTACGGAGAACCTTCAGAGGCAGGTTCCGGTACGCGTGCTGATGGGTATCTGGCGCTTTGGATGGCAATGGAATACAGCAAGGATACAGCGGGAAAGCTGTTTGGTTTAAAGAGAGCCAGAAAAGAAATCGAGAAAAACCTTGCCAGACTGAAATTCAGGGAAATGCAGGAAAAGAGCGAACTTCACAGGGAACTGCTTTACAGAGAATGCTGCCATATGGTTAAGACTTATATGGAACTTTGTGAGAAGGACAAGACATATAATACTACCCTGTGCGGAATTGTTCCTATCAGTGAGAAAAGTGCGAAGAGTAAGCTTCAGAAAGATGTCTATACCACTGCCATTGTGTTTCCGGAAGAAATCAATATGCAGGAAGAACTGGAAATGATAACAAAGGCAGCAAGGGAAGCTTACGAAGCTCATTTTCCGGGAGAAGGCGGATTATAAAGAAAAGCCAAAAAAAATTACTGGAGGCATACATGAACAAAGCAAATTTGACAGCTTATGAAGTTGTAACAGAAGAAAACCTGACAGATATCCATTCCACAGGCTGGCTTCTGCGCCATAAGAAAACAGGTGCAAGAGTTATGCTGATCGAGAATGATGATGAGAATAAAGTATTTAATATCGCATTCCGCACACCGCCTAAGGACAGCACAGGTGTGGCACATATCCTGGAGCACAGTGTACTCTGTGGTTCAAGGGAATTTCCATTAAAGGATCCTTTCGTAGAACTGGTAAAAGGTTCTCTGAATACTTTCCTGAATGCCATGACTTATCCGGATAAAACCTGCTATCCTGTAGCCAGCTGCAATGATAAGGATTTTCAGAATCTGATGCATGTTTATCTGGATGCGGTATTTTATCCGAATATCTATAAAAGAGAAGAGATTTTCCGTCAGGAAGGCTGGAACTATCATCTGGAACAGAAGGAAGGACCGCTGAAATATAACGGTGTTGTATATAATGAGATGAAAGGTGCTTTCTCCTCACCGGATGAAGTTCTGGAACGGGAGATTATGAATCACCTTTTCCCTGATACCACTTATGGATGTGAATCAGGCGGTGATCCGAAAAATATTCCGGATCTTACCTATGAGAATTTCCTGAATTTCCACAGAACTTATTACCATCCATCCAACAGCTATATTTATCTGTATGGAAATATGGATATGGAAGAGAAACTGGCATTCCTGGATGAGCATTATCTGTCGCATTTTGATTATCTGGATGTGGATTCTGTTATTCAGGAACAGAAAGCATTCGGAGCATGCCAGGATGTGACTCTTGAGTATCCGGTTGCTGAGAATGAGGGAGAAGAGGACAATACCTATCTTTCTTATAACATGGTTGTGGGAAATGCTGCGGACAGTCAGATGGCAATGGCATTTGAGGTATTGGATTACGCACTGTTAAGCGCACCGGGAGCACCGTTAAAGCAGGCACTTCTGGATGTAAAAGCAGGCAAGGATGTCTATGGATCTTATGATGATGGTATTCTCCAGCCATATTTTACAGTAATTGCAAAAGGTTCCAATCCGGACAGAAAAGAAGAATTCGTATCTGTGATCAGACAGGTACTGGGAGATATTGTTAAGAATGGAATTGATAGGAAAGCTGTAGAGGCAGGAATCAATTACTTTGAATTCCGCTATCGTGAAGCTGATTTTTCCTCTTATCCGAAAGGACTGATGTACAGTCTGGATATTCTGGGAGACTGGCTGTATGAAAAAGGAAATCCCTTTGCACAGGTACAGCAGCTTACAGTTTTTGAAAAACTGAAAAAGGCAGTAAACGAAGGATATTTTGAAGAACTGATCCGTAAATATCTTCTTGAGAATCCACATGGATGCATCATGA from the Blautia wexlerae DSM 19850 genome contains:
- the glf gene encoding UDP-galactopyranose mutase, with amino-acid sequence MKKYDYLIVGAGLFGAVFAHEATRRGKTCLVIDKRGHIGGNIYTEEVEGIQVHRYGAHIFHTSRKQVWDYINQFAEFNHFVNSPIAVYKDELYNLPFNMNTFHQLWGVRTPAEAKAKIQEQIARMHITHPKNLEEQALALVGQDVYEKLVEGYTRKQWGRECKDLPAFIIKRLPLRYTYDNNYFKDPYQGIPKGGYTRIVKKLLEGVQVCLNTDFFANREELTAQADKVLFTGMIDEFYDYCYGELEYRSLRFETEVLDMGNYQGNAVVNYTDYEVPYTRIIEHKHFEFGTQPKTVITREYPAAWEKGKEPYYPVNDPKNSELFDKYERRALEEKNVIFGGRLGMYRYMDMDQVIEEALSLAETELTYEEP
- the putP gene encoding sodium/proline symporter PutP — protein: MSGTTMVILSAFVAYLLLMIVIGVVYMKKTSSSEDYFLGGRGLNAWVAALSAQASDMSGWLLMGLPGAIYSLGTGQIWIAVGLFIGTVLNWVCISHRLRKYTIAANNSLTIPAFFENRFQDKKRILLLLSSIVIVIFFLVYTASALAAGGKLFNTVFGIDYHIALAIGAAVILCYTFMGGFMAVCVTDFVQGTLMLIGLLVVPLVAYLTLSGSLSDLLTQSGAPGGAAAFLNPFENGERPYTFIEIFSQLAWGLGYCGMPHILTRFMAVKSEKELKKSSAIAIVWDILSLTAACFIGIIGRAYLLPTVLGENGASSSESVFIEMINKLFSSHLGLPFIGGIFLCGILAAIMSTADSQLLVTASAASEDLYHQFIKKDADSKEILAVARLTVIVVSVLAFVIAWNPNSSIMGLVSNAWAGLGAAFGPTVVMSLFWRRTNLTGAVAGIVSGGLTVIVWDYIPLAAGQTLGSYTGLYSLAVGFAVSLVMIIIFSLATKAPSKEITDVFDKVAGK
- a CDS encoding DUF6553 family protein: MTDTPIIALYYREYDPMKRKMFLDQSIAAGEDEEANAVRKELWELRYGEPSEAGSGTRADGYLALWMAMEYSKDTAGKLFGLKRARKEIEKNLARLKFREMQEKSELHRELLYRECCHMVKTYMELCEKDKTYNTTLCGIVPISEKSAKSKLQKDVYTTAIVFPEEINMQEELEMITKAAREAYEAHFPGEGGL